The bacterium genome window below encodes:
- a CDS encoding DUF5989 family protein — MSLIAELWDFLRHQKKWWLTPIVVVLLLLSVLIIFAESSVLSPFIYTLF; from the coding sequence ATGAGTCTGATCGCCGAGCTGTGGGATTTCCTGAGGCACCAGAAAAAATGGTGGCTCACCCCCATAGTTGTCGTGCTGCTGCTGCTGAGCGTGCTGATAATTTTTGCCGAGAGTTCGGTGCTGTCGCCCTTCATCTACACTCTATTTTAA
- a CDS encoding carbamoyltransferase: MPTTILGISAFYHDSAACLVRDGELIAAAQEERFTRVKHDFSFPANAVGYCLAEAGLSVEQLDLVAFYDKPFLKFERILETYLAYAPAGVRSWLQAVPLWLKQKLFLGETIRRELGYEGKIVFPEHHESHAASAFYPSPYNEAAILTIDGVGEWATTTYGVGRGNGIELLAEIRFPHSLGLLYSAFTYFTGFKVNSGEYKLMGLAPYGEPVYEDIIRRELIDIKPDGSFKLNLDYFDYCAGLRMTNSRFDKLFGGPPRKSESPITKREMDLARSIQAVTEEVILRMGRHVHGRTGMKNLCLAGGVALNCVANGRLLKEGPFESIWIQPAAGDAGGAVGAALFAWHRYLGKARTADGVHDSQSGSYLGPEFKTAQVEAFLKENNYPYARVPAELLPAKVAALIDSQKVIGLLQGRMEFGPRALGGRSIIGDARSPEMQRVMNLKIKFRESFRPFAPSVLREDVAEYFDFGCESPYMLLVGQVREDKLVLGGSDGKTSGLEKVNQVRSVVPAITHVDNSARVQTVERSHSPLYYDIISEFKKRTGCPVIINTSFNVRGEPIVCTPEDAYRCFMRTNMDYLVLGDCLLDKREQPEWPESDEWKTSIVPD, encoded by the coding sequence TTGCCGACAACCATTCTCGGAATATCGGCGTTCTACCACGACAGCGCCGCCTGCCTGGTGCGCGATGGGGAACTGATCGCCGCGGCCCAGGAGGAGCGTTTCACCCGGGTCAAGCACGATTTCTCGTTCCCAGCCAACGCGGTCGGCTACTGCCTGGCTGAGGCGGGCCTGAGCGTGGAGCAGCTCGATCTGGTGGCGTTCTACGACAAGCCGTTCCTCAAGTTCGAGCGTATCCTCGAAACCTACCTGGCCTACGCCCCGGCCGGTGTCCGTTCCTGGCTGCAGGCCGTGCCGTTGTGGCTCAAGCAGAAACTGTTCCTGGGCGAGACCATACGCCGCGAGCTGGGTTACGAGGGCAAGATAGTCTTCCCCGAGCACCACGAGTCGCACGCCGCCAGCGCGTTCTACCCCTCGCCCTACAATGAGGCCGCAATCCTGACTATCGACGGCGTGGGCGAGTGGGCCACCACTACCTACGGGGTGGGCCGGGGCAACGGGATCGAGCTGCTGGCCGAGATCCGTTTCCCCCACTCGCTGGGCCTTCTCTACAGCGCGTTCACCTATTTCACCGGCTTCAAGGTCAACTCCGGCGAGTACAAGCTGATGGGACTGGCCCCCTACGGCGAGCCGGTGTACGAGGATATTATCCGCCGTGAGCTGATCGACATCAAGCCGGACGGCTCGTTCAAGCTCAACCTGGACTATTTCGACTACTGCGCCGGGCTGCGCATGACAAACAGCCGTTTCGACAAGCTGTTCGGCGGGCCGCCGCGCAAGAGCGAGTCGCCCATAACCAAACGCGAAATGGACCTGGCCCGCTCGATCCAGGCTGTCACCGAGGAGGTGATCCTGCGCATGGGCCGTCATGTGCACGGCCGCACGGGGATGAAAAACCTCTGCCTGGCCGGGGGGGTGGCGCTCAACTGCGTGGCCAACGGGCGCCTGCTCAAGGAGGGCCCCTTCGAGTCGATCTGGATCCAGCCCGCGGCCGGGGATGCCGGCGGCGCGGTGGGCGCGGCCCTGTTCGCCTGGCACCGCTACCTGGGTAAGGCCCGCACGGCGGATGGTGTCCACGACAGCCAGAGCGGCAGCTACCTGGGGCCGGAATTCAAGACAGCTCAGGTGGAGGCTTTCCTCAAGGAGAACAACTATCCCTACGCCCGTGTCCCGGCCGAGCTGCTGCCGGCGAAAGTGGCCGCGCTGATCGACAGCCAGAAAGTGATCGGCCTGCTGCAGGGGCGCATGGAATTCGGCCCGCGCGCCCTGGGCGGGCGCAGTATCATCGGGGATGCCCGCTCGCCCGAGATGCAGCGGGTGATGAACCTCAAAATAAAGTTCCGCGAGTCGTTCCGTCCTTTCGCCCCCTCGGTGCTGCGCGAGGACGTGGCCGAGTATTTCGATTTCGGGTGCGAGAGCCCCTACATGCTGCTGGTCGGCCAGGTGCGCGAGGACAAGCTCGTGCTGGGCGGCTCGGACGGCAAGACAAGCGGGCTGGAGAAAGTGAACCAGGTGCGCTCCGTGGTCCCGGCGATCACGCATGTCGATAACTCCGCCCGGGTCCAGACCGTGGAGCGCAGCCATAGCCCGCTCTACTACGATATCATCAGCGAGTTCAAGAAACGCACCGGCTGCCCGGTGATTATCAACACCTCGTTCAACGTGCGCGGCGAGCCGATTGTCTGCACGCCCGAGGACGCCTACCGCTGTTTCATGCGCACGAACATGGACTACCTGGTCCTGGGCGACTGCCTGCTGGACAAACGCG